The genomic segment AGGGGTCGGCGGCGGTGAACGAAGCGCCGGGCCTCGCGCTCGTTCGCCGGGAGTTGCGCCATATGCGCCCGCACCAACGCCCCCGCCCGGTCCACCGTGGCCGAGGGCAGCCGCAGCCGCGTCAGCATCGCGCGGGCCAGCTCCGCGCCCACCCGGTCGTGCCCGTAGAAGGTGGTGCGGCCCGAGCGCGGGTTGACTCCCCGCGTGCGCGGCTTGCCCACGTCGTGCAGCAGGGTCGCCCAGCGCAGCGCGAGGTCGGCGTCCGGAAAGCGGGCCAGAAGTTGGTGCAGCGCCTCGACCCCGTGGTGAAACACGTCGAGGTGGTGGAAGCCGCCCTGCACCATCCCGATGCCCTCGCGCAGTTCGGGGAGAGTCAGGGCCAGCAACCCCACGTCCTCCAGCCGCAGGATGCCGGACGCTGCGTCCGGGTGGGCAAGCAGGGCTTCCATCTCATCCCGGATGCGCTCGGCGGCGGGGAGGGGCAGCCCCCCGGCGGCGAGGTCGGCGGCCACCCGCTGCACGGCCATCTCGGTGGCAGCCTCCAGCCGGAACCCCAGGGTGATCTCGAACCGCACGGCCCGCCATGCCCGCAGGGGATCGGCGCGGAGGTTGGCCTCCGAGACCATCCGCAGCCGCCGGGAACGCAGGTCTGCCTGCCCGCCGCTGGGATCGATCACCCGCCGCTCCGGCGTCAGCGCCAGCGCGTTCACGGTGAAGTCGCGCCGCCGCAGGTCGTCCGCGAGGTCGCCCGGCAGCGGCACGAAGTCGTGCTGCACACCGTCCGGCGCATGGACTCGCCAGTACCCCCGCTTCTCGTCCAGGGCAAACGCCGAGCCTCCCACCTTCCCGGCGAGCGTCCCGGCGGCCGCGGCAGGATCGGGCACGGCCCAGTCGTAGTCGTGCGGGGTCACGCCGCGCAGCCAGTCGCGGGCGGCCCCGCCGACCAGAAGGCCCCCCGCAGGAAAGGGCGGCAGGGGCGGGCGGCGGCGAAACATGGTCGCCATGCTAGCGGGTGCTTGCTCCGGCGGGCGCACTCTGCTACCTTGAGCGGCGCTGAGGGGGCTTAGCTCAGCGGGAGAGCATCCGCTTTGCAAGCGGAGGGTCAAGAGTTCGAATCTCTTAGCCTCCACCAGAAGATGCCGTGTTATACGGCAAAAACGAGAAGCGCCCGAGGGAGAAATTCCTCGGGCGCTCTTCTTGTGTAGTGGGCGTGTAGT from the Deinococcus sp. NW-56 genome contains:
- a CDS encoding HDIG domain-containing metalloprotein yields the protein MFRRRPPLPPFPAGGLLVGGAARDWLRGVTPHDYDWAVPDPAAAAGTLAGKVGGSAFALDEKRGYWRVHAPDGVQHDFVPLPGDLADDLRRRDFTVNALALTPERRVIDPSGGQADLRSRRLRMVSEANLRADPLRAWRAVRFEITLGFRLEAATEMAVQRVAADLAAGGLPLPAAERIRDEMEALLAHPDAASGILRLEDVGLLALTLPELREGIGMVQGGFHHLDVFHHGVEALHQLLARFPDADLALRWATLLHDVGKPRTRGVNPRSGRTTFYGHDRVGAELARAMLTRLRLPSATVDRAGALVRAHMAQLPANEREARRFVHRRRPLLPDLLRLMLADREASRGPDSHPAIRHAYAHAFEKVLAALEEQPQAPRPLLTGEDVMGLLKLSPGPAVGEALRAVAEAQALGEVGTPEEARAFLQLLRAEDSAPR